From Plectropomus leopardus isolate mb chromosome 4, YSFRI_Pleo_2.0, whole genome shotgun sequence, the proteins below share one genomic window:
- the LOC121942428 gene encoding LOW QUALITY PROTEIN: transcription elongation factor 1 homolog (The sequence of the model RefSeq protein was modified relative to this genomic sequence to represent the inferred CDS: deleted 2 bases in 2 codons) → MGRRKSKRKPQPKKKLTGDLESQFTCPFCNHEKSCDVKMERSRNTGIISCTVCLEEFQTPITYLSEPVDVYSDWIDACEAANQ, encoded by the exons ATGGGTCGCCGTAAGTCCAAAAGAAAGCCCCAACCGAAGAAGAAGCTGACAGGAGATCTGGAGTCTCAGTTCACCTGT CCCTTCTGCAACCACGAGAAGTCATGTGATGTCAAAAT GGAGAGAAGCAGAAAT ACTGGGATAATATCCTGCACAGTCTGCTTGGAGGAGTTCCAGACCCCCATTACCT ATCTGTCAGAGCCGGTTGACGTGTACAGTGATTGGATCGATGCCTGTGAAGCAGCCAATCAGTAG